The Hippoglossus hippoglossus isolate fHipHip1 chromosome 10, fHipHip1.pri, whole genome shotgun sequence DNA segment TTATATCCCCGACACCCTGGTTCCATATTCTGGCCCCCAGGTCACTGAGGTCACCCAGGTCATCCCCACCACAACCCCTCTCAGTCCTTCTTTCTCGTCTTTAAACAAAACGAGGccgagctctctctctctgttgcttcCCCCGAGCTCGGGAACAATCTCCAGTTCCACACAAGGTTTTTCCCCACaatcaataatataaaatctaatttaattttactttaCTAAATTTTAATATTGTCCTGAATTTAAATTTGCCTTATGATTCTGCTgtctttcattattttatctcattcaatacctccatcaaggaggttatgttttcaccccatgtccttttgtttgttggttggtttatatgtttgttggcaagattatgcaaaaccAAAAGGTGGGATTTCCACAAAACGCGGTGTAAGGATGCAGcatggatcagggaagaaaccaTAAACTTTTGGTCGGATCCAGACCAGGAATTATTACTTtttgggaataattcatggatcttgatgaaattaaatcaggcatatttaggaaactgatatctatgagtgtgtaaaatttggtgcagcttgagtgAATTCAAGGAGACTGTTGagggaggtatgtgctccactcAGTGCCATTGAATTTCGAACACAGGTTTTGATTCTGTCAATGCACTTCTTGTCCTTTGTTTATCCATACTTTCCATTACGTCACAATTCATAGTAGAttttatctcctgggatttttcTACGTGCCATGTAATTAACCTGACTCAATTTGAGAGATGTGCCAGGTTTCGGTCCCCTCATACAGAAAGGTCATGGGAAATTATACGTTTGTCACCTGCACATTGAGCAATTGCAGGTTTCTGCTGGGAAAATGCTGTAAACAAGTAAGTGAATCTTGTTTGACTTGATTTGACTTGGGGTTTTGCCAGATTTCACCTAGCCTGAATGGTTTAGTTCCTTTTTGCAGGGGAGGAATCGGAGCGATAAGCCACTTGAGGATTAACGGTTGAGGTTAAGGTTAAAGTTTTGAATAGATGGTTGAGTTAAGCTATGACTATGATCTAATATTAggtaacttgttttttaaagagcaTTGGAAAATGATCATGTTTGAACAGATCAGTACGACACTTGGCTTTGTGCTGAATGACGAATGACGATTTTAATAACTGTcgaaaaatgacaaaagaagGTGAAGTAGGAAGAACTCCATTACAAGAACAATTGATACACTTCTTTATGGTTGGATGCCAACAACAGTGCTGTATACATAACTCATCATCTAAATGATACACTTAATGAATCcataaatatgtaatttcacTAGCTAACTGCAAATGAAGACACCTTGTTAATTTAGGTGTCACTTAATGATGGTTGGCACAGTGTGAACTCTAGTTGTGTATTACTCTTATTTAAACAGATGAGGGATAAATGATCCCATCACTTTAAAAAGGTTGATGTTCACGCAGAGATTAATAAACTGAAGgagtaaaaaacagaaaaggtttcagtattttttctgcttttcacaTCTAGAATTGGAAACTTCTTTTGAGGAGAAGACGTTAAAACACCACAGCAACACCAAGAGCACTTTAAAACCAAACAGAGCCTGTGGTCAGTCTATGCATGAGCAtatatgtttaataaaataatacattataatGAACAGATGATTGATTGAAAGCCATAGTGTGATTTCCATACGacacatttagatttaacatgTCACCTTTAAGTCAAAATGTTTAAGCAATAAATGTCCACAATTCGTTTTCTGTGGATTGTTCTGTCATAAAGTGCAACTATAGGAAACAATTATTATCTGTTCTTTCTAAACTTCTATCAAACTAATAAACAGAAGTGACCAGAAACGAGCGGCTTGTTGAATTCTCACTCACACAGTTTGTTGGTAGGAGCCTCAGTTTgtcctcctgcacacacactccgtTAGtcagtgtgtgctgctgctgctgctcctgcatcCTCTGCTCTCTGGCTCCGTGCATGGACTGTGAATGCCTCTATATGAATGGCTGCAGGGGGTGAGGGGGTGTAGCCCAATCCCATGCGGTGGATCCAGCGGGATCAGCTCAGGTAGACTGACATTTGTAGCCTGGTTTATAAACCTACTGGTGCTGCGGGTGGTATCAGCAAGAGTCTTCTTGCATATGATTTAAAACTGTCTTTAAATGATCAAAGTGAGGACGTGaatagatttaaatgtggtaaatacatatttttgttttaaaatgtgtccaaATAAAGGCGTGAGATTTGTCTTCATGTGTTATAAGATGGTTTGTAAGACGAGGAAATacatttcaaatcatttcatccctttctttttttttttacttcctcctGACTATGTAAGATGTTAGTTTCATTTCAAGTTGTTTCACTGCAGCCGCCTGTTTGTCTAGTTTTGTTCTCTGATGGTATCAACAGTGATCATAGATAAGTGATCAGAATAAAGACTGTCATaggtggtttttttttctttctctcttgtcGAGGGTTAAGAGCAGACAACGTCACCCTTTGTAAAATCCTATGaggcaaactgtgatttgtgagtataggctacacaaataaatgtgACTGGTTGATAGTATCACAGTGATCATCACGTCTGACTCACTTTCATCAACCTACTGGGAAAATGagcacttggacaaacatcggtgtgataagaactaactacaattacagaaacagaaaaaaatatttgatgtgtacattgagtatttttagtttggtccgtgtcccaaTACCGAAcgtggaggagacaggatttatgacctatactgcagccagccaccaggggcaatagagacactttggcttcactttggcttccaatctttatatacagtctatgatctgcACCTTTAATAGAAATACATGCAAGGGACAACAGACAATAATAAATGCGGACACAATGTATGTAGCATTAAGGGATCAAGCTCATATCAAGTCCCTGCgattcaagttttttttgtagAGGAATTCATGGATATATTTGGCTGCACAAATTAACTTAAACTTGAGATGACTCCAGTCGTCAGATGAAGttggaaataaatgtgtaaatgagcGATTGTTGCAAACCAGGTTAATTCAGTACCAAAATTAGGAACAAATATGTATCATAGATTCATGATAGGGTATGAGGAGATAGTAATGAGATGTGTCACAGGAGAACATTCAGTATTTAATGTTATATCAAGCAGATTAATCGTCTATTATTTGACCACAATCAACGAGTCAGCTGCAGAAACTAATCCAAAGACGTCTGGGGTTCAAATGTAGTGTGAGATTCCTGCTATGCACAGGAACTTTGTAGAATCTTCTCATTAGCTCTGACGTGGGTTTGTAACAGGTTGAAGCTTGCTGTGCACTGGCCCTGCTTTAGATGAGATGGTTGAGGACCCGGAGGCAGCAGAATTATTGCTTCATGCAGTGTTCATGTTAAAGGGAATATAGCCAGAAGAAAATCAGTCTGCTTAAGTTAACAAAATGATTTGAGCATTAAGTGATGGAAAGAAAACGATtacagatgaaaagaagaacGGGGGTGCACATGTTTGGCCTCCAGTGTTTAGATAAAAGAACTATTGAATCTGAAAAACACGTAATTGTAAAAGAATGACAAGGGGAGCTGATAAAAAGAAGACTAtattaaatatatctatatcaTGTTACGATGTTTACACGTACTGAGTCTGAATCAGTGATAAAATGTGTAACCAGAGCTGAATGAAACATGTGTTCAGTCTCTGAGAGGGTTTTTGGAGGGAAATTGAGAACTTAGCTGGTGTGAGCACTTCAAGTTGAGGCAGGAGAAATTCCACTATGTCTTCATTATCCAACTATTGGATAAATACGAGGGAGCATGGAGACAGCGAACAAAACGGGCCTTTCAGTCATGCTTGGAGATGGAAAGATTAAAGATATGTGcatgatgaaaaaaagacagagcaTAGGATCGCTACCTGTCTGGGTGAGGAGCTGCACagtaacaaaaacaattaaaaccatAGTTGTAAATTGTAAATCTACGAACACTTTTTACTGGAGGATTCCAGTTACCAGCTATAAATTTAGATTATTTGATGGTATTTTACTTATTGCAAAGCTAATGAAGTTATGACTGGTTGAACAGATGAGATCAAGCAAAAAGAGAGTACTCATATATAGTGTCTAAGTTACCAAGAGGATTTAAACAGTCGTAACACAGGCGCCTTACAGGGTCACGGgtcacaagacacacacacacacacacacacacacaccacacacacacacacacacacacacacacacacacacacacacacacacagtagaataCATAACATGACACAGGATCACAAGGGTTAATGTTTGCTACCCAGTAATATCCTCACACAGGTATGAACGGGTGCTATGGTCCAATGTAGTAGATTTTGTATGAGTTAGTATTAGGCAaataaagatacattttcaaagtatTGCAGCAGCCAAGGCACTGAATACATACAGGTACAAagagaacagaataaaaacagattcaGAAAATTAGAGCAGATTCAGAAAATTAGAGCAGAACTTTTTTCTCAAGCGAAAGCAATACACTTCTGTAgaaatatgttatattatatatatatatttattatattctaCAAGATTCTTTCCGTGCAGATGAAAACAGTAAAGTTGTGTCCATAGCTATAATTTGATAAGAGTTGTAACAGCGATATAACAGTAATAACAGCTCTATAACAGTTATATATAAAAGTAATAACAGCTAAATAACAGATAtgtataatagtaataacagCTAAATAACAGATAtgtataatagtaataacagCTAAATAACAGTAATAACAGCTATATAACAGTtatatataatagtaataacagccaaataacagtaataacagttataaataatagtaataacagCTATAATACATCTTATTATATACCAATGGTCTGTAGACGGCAGGTGTAATTCCTCCTCCGGGACAGCAGGAGGCAACAATGCTCAAGGTGTTGATCAGTGTTCGTTACAGAGGAAGTGCCCGTTGCTAACCGTGTCAGAGAAGCCTGCGGTgagtttatttgttatttaatggCGGCCACTCTATATTTTCCATTCACAACACACGCAGTATCTTCATCACCAGAGCTCGGTTCCCTCTAGTAGTGAATACGAGTTTAAATGAGCTGTAAACGAAGCAAAGTTAGCTCGTTTCCAAGTTAGCTAGCAAGCTAACCAGCGTCCGCCAGCAGcgtcttgtttgtgtgttattgcaGCGAAATGATCCACTTTCCACTTTCTGTTTAATTTATATCTCACGATCTAAATGTTCGTCGTTATATTCACAGTCACGTCAccgtgaggaagtggagaatgTGATACAATGATATAACTACCGGTGTGTCTTGGTCTCTTTAGGCTTAAAAAACTAACTTTATATACATTCATTCACAATAAGAGTCATTAAGGTAACTGTTAcctgtgttttgtatgtatCAAGCAGTGCATTAAATGTTAGGGAGCACGTTTTCTCAACTTCTCTCTCTTTAGGTGTTTCCAGAAACAATGGATCAGAAAATCCCTTATGACGACTACCAGCTCCCAGTTGTCTTCCTGCCTTCTTATGAGAACCCACCAGCATGGATACCTCCACAGGACGTATGTCACAGGCTTTACCCTGCAGCTCTGACTTAAACCAGGGGGTGGTGTTTGCACTCTGTGGGGTGGAGGGTGGCACAGATGTCATTGATCTTTCTCTGGATGCCCACTGACTCCTAACTGGTGACTCTGACCACTTTTATTGtcaatgttttcatgttctcaGAGAGCTGATGTTGTCTAGATCTCACGTGTCAATGCCATCAACATTGGAAACACACACGCCATGGAGTTTCAGACCAAAACTGGTCACAGCATCGACCTTAAAAGGATGAGTCGTTCACCAGGAGTCAGTGGACATGGGGGTGGGAATCTCTATGCACCTCATGATTCGTTTCACTTCAGAGGGCTACGATTCGGTTATCGATGCATCTGTGActagaggtgtgcatcttcactagcctccCGCTTTGTGctttaaaagtattttagactgttattgttattacaacaactttcaattcaaaaatcagactacaacagtCAGTCTACAACAGTGGTCATTGCTTTCCACATGGATTTGACATTCAGTCAGTTTAGACTTACTCTATGCGCTGCATCtttagcctttactgtatcaggGTGGCCctgtcactcacacaaactgatcgttctggtcactttaaccctgatgtcctggctgtgcgcttcttgtgtttttttttcttgtgcatCTAATGACTGCCACCAAGTGTCCAAAATAATACTGCAGATTATTTAACCAAAATAATATGACATgccatcaataaaaatattCGGCCAGGAAACTTCTCTGCTGCTCAATTTCAGTTGAAAACGTTACACTGAGAATGTTCCCAGTCGTTTGGTTTGTGATGTCCTGCAGCACCGGTTTCTGCAGGTTGTCGACTCTGATCAGATCCCTCTCAGTCATTCAAGGTTTTTCTCCATTTGTAGCGTATTCATCACCCTGACTACAACAACGAGCTCACGCAGTTCTTACCTCGCACCATTGTCCTGAAGAAACCTCCGGGAGCACAGCTGGGCTTTAACATCCGGGGGGGCAAAGCATCACAGTTAGGAATCTTCATatccaaggtgtgtgtgtgtcgccttGTGTTTTGTATATACTTTTACTGATTTTCATGTTGTACCTTTGACAAATTATTTGCTTTTTGAAAAATGGCAAAATTTCTATGacttatttctgtgtgtgcgtgtgtttgtgtgatgggTCGGCAGGTGGTTCCAGACTCAGATGCCCACAGAGCAGGGCTACAAGAGGGAGACCAGGTTCTCTCTGTGAATGAGGTTGATTTCCAAGACATAGAGCACTCAAGAGTAAGTCAGAAACGTACAGATTTAAATCAGCActttattatacagtatatcacCGATCACATTTCCTGGTTGTCTAAAAACTGTCTGAAACTGACTGTGTTGTCAACCAAAAAATGCATTCCTTTTAAAACTGGAGTAAGCAGCATTATTCCGTATTTCATTTAGCTAATCACAATTAGAATCCTTGAATGTGCATAtgatcaaaatgtaaatgtatgttaaGGCATTTAATCTCTCATTAAGTTAACATTGACCCCAACAGTTGTTTATCGGTGATATCCTTTTTATTGCATTGCATTAAGTGAatgtcacttcctctttaggCTGTAGAGATTCTAAAGACTGCACGAGAAATATTGATGCGGGTTCGCTTCTTTCCTTACAGTAAGTCTCACTCTATAAAATCACATCAACAACATGAGGAGAATGTTTAAAGTGCACGTAAAGCAGTAATAAATACGAGTTCTGAGTCTGTCACATCCcagaaaaacatgtgttttcaaCCACCCGGTTAAATTTGAATTATCAGAAATATCTCCatggttttaaaataatgaaaaaataagcAGTATTCACTACTCTGCGAGTGGTCTCGGTTTGTCAAGCTACCTGGTGGATTGGGTCAAAGAAGAAACTGGTGCTGTTGGTGATCCTCAGCTCAGAATCAACGTGGCTCTTCACAAAATCAATCCACTCTGTATCTCATCATTCTTATGAAATTTGGATAAGGGGAACTTTTTCTGCAATTTCTAATGAACAGGCAAGATTCAGACAAAGGTGTAACTGTAGTGGGTGTGGCTGCTTGTAATTGTGTCAGAGAATCGTTAATACTAATGTGCTTTAGTTTTTAAAGAGTCACAGTGTTAAGGGAGGGGTTCTGGTAAATTCAGTTACTGTGCGTCATAGAGCAATGATTTCTGACCCGCCCAAAAAGTCCCGAACATAAGATGACGAGAGACAGTTAAACGGTCTAATTCCTCAACTCAGTATTTCATAGGTCACAGTCTTCTCACACTTTTTTAGTTattattttaacacaaacaatatgtttagaaatataaataaatgtgtgtccATTATGAAGATTGGACAAATAATGCAGtcagaaattaaaaatattactaTGCAATTCTTCACAGGTAGAGTTTACATATAATAAAATGCCTTAACTGTACTGTAATTGAGATATTTGACTTAGATCCAACATAAttggattttaattttaatagtATCAGAAAACATCTATAGTTTAGTTTTTGTCTAGAGTTAAAATACTGAGATGAGTTAAAATAGAACTATATTCATCCCAAAGACAATTGTTATTTTGGAGTTTGGAGTTTGGACGTGATGGCAGATTTGAATCTGTTTTGAATTGTCTAACTTGGACTGTGACTTTTATCATATTCTGCTGATACAACAGTAACAATAATACATGCGTTATCCTGTAAGTTATATAACTGTTGCCTCAGCAAACTGAAACTGACAGTTTAAAGTTCATGTGTGACGAAAGcttctaaaatgaaaatataagaaTATATGAATGAGCAAACCTGAAGAATCTTCAGTACCAACATTACCTGTGGATAACTGTGGTGTCTTCAGCAGCAAAAAACTGTCTGTGAGGTCGCCTAGTTGTATCATACTGGTAATGTTTTTTGTATAAAGACGTGTTCAGTTTTGTAATCTTCTCGTTTGTGTTCTTTTATTAGACTACCAAAGGCAGAAGGAGAGGACtgtccactaggtggcagcagAACGAGAGAAAGCGGTGGACagaccttctcctcctcccacagaCTCTGGCCTCCATTCTGTCTCAGCTTCACAATGACAGATGTATGACTAACAAACTCATTCAAAGTCCATGTACGAACAACAAAGACTCAGTGTTCTCTCCGTCAGACAGTCAAACGCTCTGATctactgtgacacacacacaatgatttCTACAGCATTAGGGGGTATTTACAGGAAGTCGTATTTTTGGCTTATAGAAAAGTAGAAGCCTTGTAGACATTTTTAATCATGAATTATAGAATTGATATTTTCAATCGTAACATTTAAAGACTGTAATTTAATGAATCCAAATTGCCTTTTTTAACCTTTCCCTCGAGCTCATTAGAGGTCTTAGAAATATAAAACTTAAATCAAGTTCAAATTTGCACTGTACACATTTGCACGGTTTACTCTTACATAAAGTAATCATATAACTGTACCTAATAAATTGGTAACTGAGCAGTAACATGTAATGTACATATTACTTGGATTTCTGCAATAGTTTTGGTACAGAGACAGCACAGTGTCACATGACTATTAGATGTAGTagattttaaaatataacagaaaacactgtacatccattttttttttatttaacaaatatttataattgtGTAGGAAATATTAAGTCgtgtaaatatatttcaatCACTGCTATTGTGGACCCAGCATTACTTTTAATACAGACAAGTATTAATATCTTctgtttcatacattttaagttTTCTACACACTGCTCCTGGGCTGAATGACGTGGTTTTTAATTTTATGTATTAATTGCTTACTTGAGTTTCCAAACTGTTGTCAAGTCTAACTTCTCACATGCTGTTAAAGTGCTGTTATTGTGCTCTGTATCTTAGCATACTGCTAAAGCCTATaatattgtttctgtgtgtgatggCGATCGGGAGAATTGTAGGTTTCCATTTCGACTGAAGATTATTCCAGGCAGTGATTGTTGTCACCTCTTTGGTTTAATATGTGCTAAATCAGTAAGATCAGCAGATACAGTGTTTGGTCATCATGTAAATCtacacacagtgacagagaaCAGTTGAAACCCTGTGGATGTTGCTGCTCTATGCTAGGATACAGTGGCTTTGAAACATCTGCAAACACGTCTTATTCTTTTCTACAGTGATTTTAATAAAGGGacttttaaagcaacactgtcacttttattgagtaacagcgccctctgcagccacatctagttgtttaattctgtctggCTCCATGTCCGAGTTGttgaagagaaaatacaaagtcTGTCCGTGTTGACTGACGTACAATAGatccactcactgaactgagacccctgaaccagaagagctgctgctgtaacaaataaaccaaactgtTTAGAATTCTGGAGTTTAAGTGTCCTTACTGAGTATCAGAGATAAACTCAGGTCTTTATGACCCAATCTACAGTTTCTGAATTACATCTTTCTGGAAAGTTAAGCTGCAACCATTGGTCAGTTACACTTTCCACAGGAGGTTGTAACCGCTCAGCAAAGTTACATTGGGCAAGAAGTGGGAATTAAAGCGTCATCATTCTCTATTTTCCAAGATTTTCTGATTAACTTTTCTCACTGAGTGCATCATGAaacaaacacgttttttttaaatccttttttatGAAAGAAGTTAACATTGAcaagtaaaagaaataaagttttgaacTGTAGTagcctttgtctttgtgtactTGAAGAGCTTGAGAAAGGGGCTGGAAATCAACTGGTTTGCTCTGAAACATGTAGCTCTACTTGTTCCTTGGTTTCTCTTGAAACTGACTGTCGCTTCGACAGGAATGCAACCAGTGACAGTGATGACTAAAGCATGTCAACCTTGTgaggtgaaaacatttttaaaaatcaagaccATGAAATGTTGTTTATAACATATATCTTAAGAAGCAAATACTAAACAATCTCAGCCTGCGGGACGACACTCCAGCGTCGTTTCTCCAACATGGCTTCATCTAAGATTAGAGTaacttcaaataaatatataaaacaaaaatcaaggGCCTCAGGCAAAGTGGTATTTAGCTGATAAAAATGCAAACTTCTTAACATTTTATGTGTTAATACAACCCAACTACATTTGTCATTCTCACAGATCAACTGCTGATCTAATCCTTAAATGTCAATGCCAAGTCTATATAATTTATATAGGAATTACAATAAATACTCTATAATTGCACGTCACAATGAACCTTCACACAGCCCTCCTGTATTACATAAGGATGGAGCAGAACTACTCTTAGTTACTTATCATGACTAAATAAAATTAAGTACGTGTTTAACaataaaattcacatttaaaaaacaaaatcggTGGCAAACGTAATGACAGcgaggttttttgttttgttttggattaggcacccccccaaaaaattgtTCTTCAGTTTCACGGTCGATactctgagctgctgcacaaacaggaTGTTTCATGTAATCTCATTATCATGAAGCCGGTTTAAAACTGtaaccaacaataataatgtgatttaactaaataaaagtgaCTATTATATGTGTGCTCAGTTCAGGATACGACAATTTAGTTGACTTCGAATAAAAAGGTTGGGTAAATAGTCTATGTTTTGACAAGCAATTGTGGCGTTCGAAATTTAGGtatttcacttcactttcacCGATGACAGTACTTCATCTTACTTCTTTTTAGTCCCTCATTAAAGGTAACTCATTTcctatcattttaaaatgtgttcgTGCACATGTTATGTAGATGCGACTGCACGGCCAGGCAGAGTCGCCACTGTAAATGT contains these protein-coding regions:
- the pdzd11 gene encoding PDZ domain-containing protein 11, producing the protein MDQKIPYDDYQLPVVFLPSYENPPAWIPPQDRIHHPDYNNELTQFLPRTIVLKKPPGAQLGFNIRGGKASQLGIFISKVVPDSDAHRAGLQEGDQVLSVNEVDFQDIEHSRAVEILKTAREILMRVRFFPYNYQRQKERTVH